A section of the Streptomyces xinghaiensis S187 genome encodes:
- a CDS encoding AMIN-like domain-containing (lipo)protein codes for MRRLSGTLAALILAVAGLAAATAPAAGAAPTAAENCSVTWGSMVKAEWDSDYRPLVGIRSGRHDCYDRLVFDIDGTAADRIGYYVHYVSRLHQDGSGDLIPVKGGAILEVVAFAPAYDPETMEPTLPETKLKVDGYRTFRDVVVAGSFEGQTQVGLGVRARLPFRVFQTGNHLVVDVAHTW; via the coding sequence ATGCGACGACTGAGCGGCACACTGGCCGCACTGATACTGGCGGTCGCCGGTCTGGCGGCGGCCACGGCTCCGGCCGCAGGCGCGGCGCCGACGGCTGCGGAGAACTGCTCCGTGACCTGGGGGAGCATGGTCAAGGCCGAGTGGGATTCGGACTACCGGCCGCTGGTGGGCATCAGGAGCGGGCGGCACGACTGCTACGACCGTCTGGTCTTCGACATCGACGGCACGGCCGCCGACCGGATCGGCTACTACGTCCACTACGTCAGCCGGCTGCACCAGGACGGCTCGGGTGACCTGATTCCGGTCAAGGGCGGCGCGATTCTGGAGGTCGTGGCGTTCGCGCCCGCCTACGACCCGGAAACCATGGAGCCGACCCTGCCGGAGACGAAGCTGAAGGTCGACGGGTACCGGACCTTCCGGGACGTCGTGGTCGCCGGCAGCTTCGAGGGCCAGACCCAGGTGGGGCTGGGCGTCCGCGCCCGGCTGCCGTTCCGGGTCTTCCAGACGGGCAACCACCTCGTGGTCGACGTGGCGCACACCTGGTGA